A genomic window from Mesotoga infera includes:
- a CDS encoding hydrolase-like protein encodes MASRSEVMLPPAGSEARWREEVMPGRASGEVMLALTH; translated from the coding sequence GTGGCATCAAGGTCAGAAGTGATGCTGCCTCCGGCAGGAAGTGAGGCTCGCTGGCGCGAGGAAGTGATGCCCGGAAGGGCATCCGGGGAAGTGATGCTGGCGCTCACGCAC